The proteins below come from a single Pieris brassicae chromosome 1, ilPieBrab1.1, whole genome shotgun sequence genomic window:
- the LOC123720832 gene encoding uncharacterized protein LOC123720832, with protein sequence METALLFTLLVLHQVAGDCKNCVKLDKEQEAMFRAHSDACLAEVGEGRADLIVDLKGMKGGPAARSYIYCVLHRCKMVGKDGKMLKAAVISKLMLGRNSAKKITKELESCVEKTDGDRPEDHAWALFRCSWNQKGIPGDFMPHLIPADV encoded by the exons ATGGAGACCGCTCTGCTTTTCACGCTCTTAGTTCTTCATCag GTTGCCGGTGACTGCAAAAATTGTGTG AAGCTAGATAAAGAGCAAGAAGCAATGTTTCGCGCACATTCTGATGCTTGTTTAGCGGAAGTCGGCGAAGGGAGAGCGGATCTAATAGTCGATCTGAAAGGCATGAAGGGTGGGCCTGCTGCTCGTAGTTATATTTACTGCGTACTCCATCGTTGCAAGATGGTCGGCAAAGATGGGAAAATGTTGAAGGCTGCTGTAATAAGCAAACTTATGCTAGGACGGAACTCAGCTAAGAAAATCACCAAG GAGTTGGAGAGCTGTGTGGAGAAGACTGACGGCGATAGACCAGAAGATCATGCATGGGCTTTGTTTCGTTGTAGCTGGAACCAAAAAGGGATACCTGGCGACTTCATGCCGCATCTGATACCAGCTGATGTCTAG